Proteins from one Tetrapisispora phaffii CBS 4417 chromosome 8, complete genome genomic window:
- the TPHA0H00120 gene encoding uncharacterized protein (similar to Saccharomyces cerevisiae YDR061W; ancestral locus Anc_8.176): MSNSNFVVKIHDALFKSSLVRSFKFVFAKKIGHLEILHGEKWVVWGPSKTKMLNILGNKYLSVPSLSRTYGKSLNDGSANLTIEQLEFKGVIPTAHLGARYEYFKDSFDQNCKKYILDNAIGSNSVAYDVKTSNRKINMKLYHYLVEKLKLTELQSRWTMGLSNGQMRRARMARSLLKEPDLLLIDDPFLGLDPVTSDTISNFLRDLDSNNNNANRFFTFTSTVIGLRIQDPIPTWCTHICYVNQDGVEFQGPINNFKGKIQEIKELHNKQLLENDRSVSFRNGISAKDLIKDHFYKSSDHKKDNSIRNVFELKDVGIKYKGEAVFTGINWKVESGSRWHLRGANGTGKSTLLALIMAEHPQSWNSKVLDNGIPRKVGKSNYFDINSRIGFASPELHAIVSKDYGDKLTVTELIATGLHYGSPNNFTNNLNKIITIERSRIDAFLKYFNLFDMKDIQFNKLSVTNQKLVLFIRSMIRLPELLLLDEAFSGMDAGIIRICHLFLKKHWPGSIITISHLQQETLDCENYLQLIKRGEYIIGKNI, from the coding sequence ATGAGTAACAGTAATTTTGTGGTGAAGATTCATGATGCTTTGTTTAAGTCGTCTTTAGTTAGGAGTTTTAAGTTTGTTTTCGCAAAGAAAATTGGTCATTTAGAGATTTTACATGGTGAGAAGTGGGTTGTATGGGGTCCCTCAAAGACAAAAATGTTGAATATTCTTGGAAATAAGTATCTATCTGTGCCTTCATTGTCAAGAACGTATGGAAAAAGCTTGAACGACGGGTCTGCTAATTTGACTATTGAACAATTGGAATTCAAAGGTGTCATTCCTACAGCTCATTTAGGCGCTAgatatgaatattttaaggATTCTTTCGATcaaaattgtaaaaaatatatattggaTAATGCAATTGGGTCGAATAGTGTAGCTTATGATGTTAAGACTTCAAATCGCAAAATTAATATGaaattatatcattatttagtagaaaaattgaaattaactGAGTTACAAAGTCGTTGGACAATGGGTTTGAGTAATGGACAGATGAGAAGAGCAAGGATGGCACGTAGTTTATTAAAAGAGCCAGATCTACTATTGATCGATGACCCATTTTTAGGTCTAGATCCTGTGACAAGTGATACCATATCAAACTTTTTAAGAGACTTAGAtagcaacaacaacaatgcAAATCGTTTCTTCACTTTTACTTCCACAGTAATAGGTTTAAGAATTCAGGATCCGATTCCTACCTGGTGTACACATATTTGTTATGTCAACCAAGATGGAGTTGAATTCCAAGGCCCaatcaacaatttcaaagGAAAAATCCAGGAGATAAAAGAATTAcataataaacaattacTTGAGAATGATCGATCTGTATCCTTCAGAAATGGGATCAGTGCGAAGGACCTTATTAAAGATCATTTTTATAAGTCTTCAGATcataaaaaagataattcaattagaaatgtttttgaattgaaagatgttgggataaaatataaaggGGAGGCAGTTTTTACAGGAATTAATTGGAAAGTCGAATCAGGAAGTAGATGGCACTTACGCGGAGCGAACGGTACAGGTAAATCGACACTTTTGGCATTAATCATGGCAGAACATCCACAATCCTGGAATTCAAAAGTTTTAGATAACGGCATTCCACGAAAGGTTGGTAAGTCTAACtattttgatataaatTCTAGAATTGGATTCGCATCACCAGAATTACACGCTATCGTTTCAAAGGATTACGGAGATAAACTGACTGTCACGGAGTTGATTGCAACTGGCTTGCATTATGGATCACCAAACAACTTTAccaataatttgaataagaTAATTACTATTGAACGATCAAGAATCGATGCTTTTCTAAAATACTTTAACCTATTTGATATGAAAGATAtacaatttaataaactaTCCGTGACTAATCAAAAGTTGGTACTATTCATTAGAAGCATGATTAGGCTTCCTGAACTTTTACTGTTAGATGAAGCCTTTTCAGGTATGGATGCTGGCATCATTAGAATATGtcatttgtttttgaagaaacaTTGGCCAGGGTCTATCATTACTATATCTCATTTACAGCAAGAGACTTTAGATTGTGAAAATTACTTACAACTAATAAAACGTGGCGAATATATCATCGgcaaaaatatatag